GAGCCGGCGGGCCTCGGGGCTGGCGGGGGTGGCGTGGTCATGGTGCTCCTTGGTGAGGATGGGATAGGGGTTGGCGAGTAGAGGCGTCACTCCGTCGGGGGTGAGCCGCAGCGCGAGATGGCGAAGATGTCGACGACGGGTTCGTCTCGCTGGTCCGCGTCGACGTAGACGCTCATCGTCATTCCCCGGTAGTCAATGGCGAGGTTGGGGTCGGAGACGGGGACGCCGGTGTCGACGACGACGAACTCGTCGGGCAGTTCGCGCGTAAGGGTCGCGATGAACTGCTCGCCGTCGAAGGGTGGGTCGGGGTAGGCGGCCCAGTGCTCCGTGTACGAGGCGGTGCCTCGGCGGCATGGCCCTTCCTTTCCCGTCGACCGGTCTGTGATCCTTGTGCCGGGTGGAAGGTGGTCAGCGATTGCTTGCACCGCCGATCGAGTCTCCGTCCGGAGCTGGTCGAACGACGGCAGCGGGGAGCATCCGACGAGCAGGGATGCCGCGGCGACGGTGAGCAGTGCAAAGCGCAGATGCGTGAATGTCATTCGTCCTCCGGCGGCAGGCCGCAGCGCGAGATGGCCAGGATGTCCACGATGGGCTCACCCTGGTCGTCCTCGACGATGACGCCGATCGTCATCCCCCTGTAGCTCAAGGAGAGGTTTGGGTCGGACATCGTTACTCCGGTCTCGAACACGTCGAACTCGTCGGGCAGCTCGCGAACGAGCGTCGCGATGAACTCTTCGCCGTCGAAGGGCGGCTCGGGGTAGCTCACCCAGTGCTGTGTGTACGACGCCGTGCCCCTGCCGCACGGGCCTTCCTCTCCTGTCGACCGGTCCTCGACCTCCGTACCGGGCGGAAGGTGGTCGGCGATCGCCTGGGCCGCTGCCCGGCTCTCCCATTCGAGTTGGTCGAACGACGGCAGCGGGGAGCATCCGACGAGCAGGGCGCAGACGCCGGCCGTAGTCGCGGCCGCCGCGCGCCTTCCCATCCGGTTCATTCGGCAGCCTCCTTGAGCGTTTGCCGCAGCGACCACATCACCGGTCCGTTCGCCGCCAGATCCGCCACGAGAATCTTGTTGTGCTGGTCGACCCCGATGGAGATGCCCGCGAAAGTGGCGGCCGGCGGGGAGATGACGGAGAGCGGGCCGATCCATCCCGCCTCGGGTAGGCCGGTGTCGATCTCGGTGAAGCCCGACTGTGCGGTCGGCGTGACGTCGTAGCCGAACCCGAGAGCCTCGTGATCGTCGAGATGCCGGTTGATGTCGGCCGGACCCTGGGCGGCGAAGTACCGCGTGCCATCCCGCGGCTCCCAGCCCGCTGTCATCCCGATCCCGGCCAGCGTGTACCGCGCCGCGAAGTGCGCGCCCCTCTGCTCCGCCTCGCCCGCCGGGGCAGATCCGAAGGAATGCTCGCTGCTGACGATCGGCTTACCGCCGGTGACCACGTCGAGTTCTGCGGTGAGATTCGCATACGCCCGGCCCAACGGGCGGGCGAACCAGTTGTGATGCGGCCCTCGCGACCACCAATCGTCGAGTTGAGGGAAGTCGCCCTGCTTGACGACGAGACCCGAAACCGACACGTTGGTCGGCGGGTTCTCCACCTGCCAGCGCGTCAACGCCGTGATCCCCTCGCGCCGTGTCGAGCTGTAGAACGAGTCCATGGTCGTGTTGGTGCCCGGCATGAAGGTGAGCAGCACATCGGCCGTGTCGGGGTCGCCGAACACCTCGATGATGTGCTCCTGGTCGGGGCGGTAGAGGTAGAGCTGCACCTCGCCACGGCCCACGCGGTCGAGGTAGTCGAGCTCCCGATCGTCGGCGAGGCGCGGCGCGTCCACCGGGGCCGGTGGCATGTGGGGCACCCGCCCCTGCGGGCGGTCCCACCGATGTGTCGCTTCGCGGCGCTGCCGGCGCCGGAAGGCGGCGTACGCGATCGCGAAGAAGCGGTTCGCGGCGATCCGCACCGCCGCCGGGAGTCCGCCGAGCGCGCCGATCACGACGGGAAGGTGCTCGATGAGGCGCGCCTGCTGATCCGGGTCGCCCGCCAGGCCCGCCCACCAGGCGGCGACCTCCGTGGGCGGCAGTCCCAGGAGCTGATCGCAGAGGTCGGGGTGCGCGGCCGCCAGCGCGCGCAGGTCGGATGCCGAGAGCGTGCCGAGCAGTCGAAGGAGCCCCCGGGGGCTGCGGGCATCGCCGCCGTCGCGCAGCGCCGCGAACAGGGCGCCTCGCACATCGCGGGACTGGAGGGCGGCGGCGCAATCGGCATCCGCGCGCCGCCTCCGCACGACCAACGCGTCCCACCGCTCCTCGACTGCTTCGAGTTCGCGGTCGAGGGTGCGCAGTTCGGCGTGTAGCCGCTCGGTTCGCTCCGCGGCATCCGTGAACGCGACCTCCGGAGCATGCAGTTCTGCCGTGGCGCTCCGCCACCGCAGCACCGCGTCGTCGCGCTCGTCGATCAGCCGCGCGCGGTGGCGGGTGAGCGCATGCTGCTCGTCTTTGATCCCGTCGATGATGTCGGCGTAGGGCGCGAGCACGTCGCCGGTGGCTCGGAAGCTGTCGATCAGCACGTCCAACTCGGGGAGCGCCGTATCGATCTCACGGACGAACGCGTCATGTGCGGCGCCCGTCCAGGCCGCCCCCGAGGCCGTGGCGATGGCATCGACCACATCGGTCGAGGTGCGCGCCAGCCGTTCCGCACGCGCATGGCGGTCCTCGGCCCACGCCCGCAGCGCGCCCGGATCGCCCGCGCCGGGATCGAGGCGCGGGTCGGTCACGAGGGCCTCGCCATCGCTCCGTCGAGAGCGCCGAACACGGCGACGGCGCGCCCCGGCATCCGTCCGCTCGTCTCCAGCACATGGGCGATGTGGGCGGCCCGCTCGTGCTGCTCGCCGGTGACCTCCGTCAGCGGCGCGACGACCTCGGGCGACGCGACGGCGCCGGGGTCGACGGGCGCGAGCCGGCCCGCCTCGAGGACCGTCCGCGCAGCCCCCAGCAGTCGTGCGGTCGCGCTCCGCAGCGCGGCGTCGTCGATCGACACATCGTCCACTCGCCCCCACCTCCGGGAGAGAGCGTAGAAGAACAACTCATGAATGAGTGTCGGACGAGGTCCTGATCAGCGAGATTGCCCGTCAAATTGCCGCTTCGTCGTGGCATTCGCGTCGCCGTGGCATTCGCATCGCCGTGGCATCCGCCTCCGCCTCGTGGTCAGCCCTGCGCGTGACGATCGAGGAAGGCGTACACCTCGCCGTCGTCGACACCGGGGAAGGCGCCGCGGGGGAGCGGCGAAAACATCTGCATGTGCACGCGGGCGCTCGGCCACGCCTTGCCCTGCCAGCGTTGCGTCAGGTCGGCGTCGGGCCGGCGGCAGCAGCTCTCGTCGGGGCAGGTCGACACCGCGCGCTTCTGCGTCTCGCGTCCGCGGAACCACCGCGCGTCGTCGAACGGCACGCCCACGGTGATCGAGAACTCGCCGTCGGAGGTGCTGCCCGTCTGGCTGGAGCACCAGAACGTGCCCGCCGGGGTGTCGGTGTACTGGTACTGCTCCGTGGTGCGGTTCTGCTCGCCGAACGAGGATCTCGCCGCGAACTTGCGGCACACGATCTGCCCCTCCACCGAACCGGTGACATCCATCGGCAGCGGCAGCTCGTCGTTCTCGTACACGCGGCTGATGGCGCCCGAGCCGTCGACGCGGAGGAAGTGCAGACGGATGCCGAAGTGCTCCGTCAGCAGGTTCGTGAGCCGCATCCCCGCCGCTTCGTGGGTGACGCCGAATGCGTCGCGGAAGTCTTCGACGGCGAGGTTGCGATCCTTCTTGGCCTGCGCGAGGAAGGCGACCGACGCCGTCTCGGGCATGAGGCAGCACGCCGCGTAGTAGTTGATCTCGAGCCGCTGCTGCAGGAAGTCGGCGTAGTCGGTGGGAGGGGTGTGGCCGAGGAGGCGGTGGGCCATCGCCTGCAGCGCCATGGATCGCAGGCCGTGCCCGCCGGGGATCGAGGCCGGCGGCAGGTAGATGCGTCCGTTCTCGAGGTCGGTGACCGAGCGTGCCGAGTGGGGCAGGTCGTTCGCGTAGATCAGCTCGAAGCCCAGCTGCTCGGCCATGATGCTCACCGTCCGGTGCGTGAGCGCCCCCGACACGTGGCCCGCCGACTTGAGCTGCTTCTCGGCCAGCTTCTCGATGTCGCCCAGGTAGTTGCCCCGCTCCCGCATCCGCAGGCGGAGTTCGGTGTTGGCGCGGCGCGCCTCCTCGGGCGTCGCGATGGCCTCGCGCTCGCGGCGGTGCAGTTCGCGGTGCAGGGCGAGCACCGACTCGATCGTCTCGTCGGTCATCGTCCGGGTGACGCGGAGGGGAGGGATGCCGAGGCGGCGGAAGACGGGACTGGTCTGCGCCCGCTCGAGTTCGAGTTCGAGGGCCGCGCGCCGGTTGGGGGGCTCGGTGGAGAGCAGATCGGTCACGTCGGTGCCGGTGGCCGAGGCGATGGCCTGCAAGAGCGACAGCTTGGGTTCGCGCTTGCCGTTCTCGATGAGGCTCAGCTGACTGCCGGCCACGCCGACGATCGCGCCGAGTTCGTCGAGCGTGTACCCGTGCGCGACGCGCTGGTGACGGATGCGGTGGCCGAGGGTCGACAGTTCGAGCGCGGTGGGCGGCATTCCTTGAGCATATCGAAAGAATCGAATTTCTTGACGGCATCCTGGCCGGAAAGTATGCGCAAGTGCGAGCGAGAGTGGACGCAGGGAACGAACCCTCACGACATCGAAGGAGATCGACATGGCCCTCGCCGACATCTTCACCCGCCCGGTTGCCGCACCGCCCGCGGAGACGGCGCGCGCCTACGGTCACGCTCCTCGCATCGCGGGGGAGGGCCTCGACGAACTGCGCGCGTGGGTCGACGAGATCGCGGCGCTCACGCAGCCCGACCGCATCCACTGGGTCGACGGTTCGCGCGCCGAGAACGACGCGCTGCTGCGCCAGCAGGTAGCGGAGGGGAAGCTCATCAAGCTGAACCCCGAGTGGCGTCCCGGCTCCTACCTCGCCCGCTCGCACCCGAGCGACGTCGCCCGCACCGAGGGCCGCACCTTCATCGCCTCCGAGCGCGAGGAGGACGCCGGCCCCACGAACAACTGGGTCGCCCCCGACGAGATCCGCGCCACGATCACGCCCCTGTTCGCGGGCTCCATGCGCGGTCGCACGATGTACGTCGTGCCCTTCTCGATGGGCGCGGTCGGCGGGCCGCTCTCCCACATCGGCGTGCAGGTCACCGACTCGGCCTACGCCGTCACCTCCATCGGCATCATGACGCGCGTCGGCACGGCGGTGCTCGAGCAGATCGCGGCGGGCAAGCCGTGGGTCAAGACCGTGCACTCGGTGGGCGCCCCGCTCGCTCCGGGGGAGCAGGATGCCGCGTGGCCCTGCAACGACGAGAAGTACATCGTCCACTTCCCCGAGACGCTCGAGGTGTGGTCGTTCGGATCGGGGTACGGCGGCAACGCGATCCTGGCCAAGAAGTGCTTCGCGCTGCGCATCGCCTCGGTGATCGGGCGCGACGAGGGCTGGCTCGCCGAGCACATGCTCCTCATCCGCGTCATCAGCCCGGAGGGTCGCGCCTACCACCTGGCGGCGGCCTTCCCGTCGGCGTGCGGCAAGACGAACCTCGCGATGCTGCGGCCGACCATCCCCGGCTGGCGCGTCGAGACGCTCGGTGACGACATCGCGTGGCTGCGTCCCGGTGAGGACGGACGGCTCTGGGCGATCAACCCGGAGGCGGGCTTCTTCGGCGTCGCGCCCGGAACCGGCGCATCGACGAACGTGACCGCCGTCGAGACGCTGTGGGGCAACACGATCTTCACGAACGTCGCGCTCCGCCCCGACGGCGACGTGTGGTGGGAGGGCCTCACCGACGAGGTGCCCGCCGAGCTCACCGACTGGGAGGGCAAGCCGTGGACCCCGGCATCCGGTCGTCCGGCCGCCCACCCCAACTCCCGCTTCACCGTGAGCGCGGGCCAGTGCCCGCAGATCGCGTCGGACTGGGATGCCGCGGAGGGCGTGCCCATCGACGCCATCCTCTTCGGCGGCCGCCGCGCGACGAACGTGCCGCTCGTGCTGGAGGCGACCGACTGGACGCACGGCGTCTTCCTCGGCGCGAACGTCTCGTCGGAGCGCACTGCTGCCGCCGAGGGCACCGTCGGCGAGCTGCGCCGCGATCCCTTCGCGATGCTGCCGTTCTGCGGCTACAACATGGCGGACTACTTCGGCCACTGGCTGCAG
This genomic window from Candidatus Microbacterium phytovorans contains:
- a CDS encoding XRE family transcriptional regulator; amino-acid sequence: MPPTALELSTLGHRIRHQRVAHGYTLDELGAIVGVAGSQLSLIENGKREPKLSLLQAIASATGTDVTDLLSTEPPNRRAALELELERAQTSPVFRRLGIPPLRVTRTMTDETIESVLALHRELHRREREAIATPEEARRANTELRLRMRERGNYLGDIEKLAEKQLKSAGHVSGALTHRTVSIMAEQLGFELIYANDLPHSARSVTDLENGRIYLPPASIPGGHGLRSMALQAMAHRLLGHTPPTDYADFLQQRLEINYYAACCLMPETASVAFLAQAKKDRNLAVEDFRDAFGVTHEAAGMRLTNLLTEHFGIRLHFLRVDGSGAISRVYENDELPLPMDVTGSVEGQIVCRKFAARSSFGEQNRTTEQYQYTDTPAGTFWCSSQTGSTSDGEFSITVGVPFDDARWFRGRETQKRAVSTCPDESCCRRPDADLTQRWQGKAWPSARVHMQMFSPLPRGAFPGVDDGEVYAFLDRHAQG
- a CDS encoding phosphoenolpyruvate carboxykinase (GTP), with product MALADIFTRPVAAPPAETARAYGHAPRIAGEGLDELRAWVDEIAALTQPDRIHWVDGSRAENDALLRQQVAEGKLIKLNPEWRPGSYLARSHPSDVARTEGRTFIASEREEDAGPTNNWVAPDEIRATITPLFAGSMRGRTMYVVPFSMGAVGGPLSHIGVQVTDSAYAVTSIGIMTRVGTAVLEQIAAGKPWVKTVHSVGAPLAPGEQDAAWPCNDEKYIVHFPETLEVWSFGSGYGGNAILAKKCFALRIASVIGRDEGWLAEHMLLIRVISPEGRAYHLAAAFPSACGKTNLAMLRPTIPGWRVETLGDDIAWLRPGEDGRLWAINPEAGFFGVAPGTGASTNVTAVETLWGNTIFTNVALRPDGDVWWEGLTDEVPAELTDWEGKPWTPASGRPAAHPNSRFTVSAGQCPQIASDWDAAEGVPIDAILFGGRRATNVPLVLEATDWTHGVFLGANVSSERTAAAEGTVGELRRDPFAMLPFCGYNMADYFGHWLQVGQALRFDRAPRIFQVNWFRKGADGRFLWPGFGDNSRVIEWIVRRIDGSVGAQESPIGRLPIIEDLDVDGIDVTDADLDELFDVDPALWLQEADLTEEFFSTFGGKVPAALYAELSALRYRLKLARQG
- a CDS encoding ABC transporter C-terminal domain-containing protein, with amino-acid sequence MTDPRLDPGAGDPGALRAWAEDRHARAERLARTSTDVVDAIATASGAAWTGAAHDAFVREIDTALPELDVLIDSFRATGDVLAPYADIIDGIKDEQHALTRHRARLIDERDDAVLRWRSATAELHAPEVAFTDAAERTERLHAELRTLDRELEAVEERWDALVVRRRRADADCAAALQSRDVRGALFAALRDGGDARSPRGLLRLLGTLSASDLRALAAAHPDLCDQLLGLPPTEVAAWWAGLAGDPDQQARLIEHLPVVIGALGGLPAAVRIAANRFFAIAYAAFRRRQRREATHRWDRPQGRVPHMPPAPVDAPRLADDRELDYLDRVGRGEVQLYLYRPDQEHIIEVFGDPDTADVLLTFMPGTNTTMDSFYSSTRREGITALTRWQVENPPTNVSVSGLVVKQGDFPQLDDWWSRGPHHNWFARPLGRAYANLTAELDVVTGGKPIVSSEHSFGSAPAGEAEQRGAHFAARYTLAGIGMTAGWEPRDGTRYFAAQGPADINRHLDDHEALGFGYDVTPTAQSGFTEIDTGLPEAGWIGPLSVISPPAATFAGISIGVDQHNKILVADLAANGPVMWSLRQTLKEAAE